GTGagtattttaatagtttattattaataatgtagAGATTCCTTGATGAGCTCGTGGCCCATATATAGTAGAACGACCGTTTCTCTATTCAATACGAAACACACAGTTGCTTTATGGCATAATAACATATAGGTAGGATGGTGATTCCTACTCGTCTTAACACCAGTAATTGGTAGGTACGTAATACTTGTGTTAAAATAATTGTCGTTGTCTATCAAATTGTTCAAAGATTAGGCCTATtttcaaaatgaatttattaggCAATGGAATCTTGCAATCTACACatgtaatgtaatgttatatatcgaggggtggtAGGCTATACGCGATTTTTATCTtataacaattcaatatttttaaacaaacttcaattatgtttacaacattcaaatatctgaagaagtttttttacttgatgttttttccaaatttcaaactataaatgagtcgtctattatcaaaggtggcaatctgtgcatttggacaaaaaaatgttattgatatatcaatacagattgatttgaatataatcgtctccttcaaagaatatggttcaaaacctgcattaaataaactCAAATAGCTCTCCTATAAAATTTCAAAGATGTCGCTTAAACAAATAAGCCTTTCACCCCTTTATataatatttgagtcgactattatcaaagccggcaatgtgacttttggacaattattggtaaatcagaaaaacgaattattgactttgtattctattggcagtcacaaaactcttctgaacgacatcttagataaataacaggttaagtattaacctttatttaatgcaggttttgaaccgtattctttgaaggagacgattatattcaaatcaatctgtattgacatatcaataacatttttttgtccaaatgcacagattgctacctttgataatagacgactcatttataagacttatttaaaatgtttctttgttttgaaaCCATTTCTTTCCCTGGCTATTACAGATTGGAAAGTAGAGAAATACAACAAAAGTACCAAGATGTGATATTGGATTTCAGTTATTTTAGAATATCTGATGCCCATGAAGCTAAGATTAATGTGAATTCTGTAAGTATTATTCAAAGaaatcattatatatttttcaagataaaaaaGCAGACTTTTGTCCTTTGTGTGAGGCTCAATGTactatttttaatcaaatatacAATAAGAGCCTGCTTAACCCTTTTTAGGTTTGAGTAACActcatttatttgaattgtggAATTCCCTGAAATTCCACATAGCATTAGGCTTCTCTAAGCTCTACTTTAATGAAACATATGCCCAGCATTAAGCAGAATCGTACTGTTAATAAGTAAAAATGTGATCAGGTAGTAGCAAttgactatttttatttaaagtaaacGTAATAAGTTAAGGATAATTGttaaattgttaaattatttcctTGCTGAAAGATACTGTTTTCAGAAACTGCAAGATTTAGATGATGATTTAAAGGAAAACTATCTGGAAATAAttacacgtttttattttctatttgaaaacatatatcaatatattattGATCTGAATGTATTCATAGATCAATTGCAAGATGAAGCGTTCATCCAACAAAACATGGAAACTGTTATCAAAGACATTGAAGGAAAACAACTATTGGTAAGTCATATTATTAGTTTTGATATAAAGTATGTGGTTCTTAAACACAAAACTACACAAATCAATCTCATCTGTTTTTGAACTGGCCTCATTTAATGAACTgggatttaatatatttaaacagaTTGTCAATTCCtttatttattgacatttgGCCTACCTTCTAACTCTCCATCCATCCATCTTGCAaaatatggaaataaaaaatgcataacACCAATTTTAAGGGTGACTGAGTGATGTGGCATAGCACACAAGCACCAGAATAGACCCTAAGCGGTGGATTTTAGAATCAACTTATGTTCCTGAAGACAATTGTGTAACTCATGTAACAAAATAACTTCAAGGATCAAATTTTCAAGCAAACATATGTTTAAGCTTTGTTAGCATACATTGACGCCTGAATCTGAAATAAATCCAAAATTTTTTCTTCTGCTTTCCCAGTATGCTTTCAGAAACCAAATGAAAGCTGTATCTTGTGTACATTCGGACCTCTGAATAAAGATATACTacgtaaacatttatttatttcgcgTGTGTTGACCACGAGgaggttttgaagtcgtcgtggcctaaagtataagacgtccggtgcattcgtatctagcgatgcaccggtgttcgaatcccgcaggcgggtaccaatttttctaatgaaatacgtacttgacaaatgttcacgattgacttccacggtgaaggaataacatcgtgtaataaaaatgaaacccgcaaaattataatttgcgtaattactggtggtaggacctcttgtgagtccgcacgggtaggtacaaccgccccgcctatttctgccgtgaagcagtaatgcgtttcggtttgaagggtggggcagccgttgtaactatactaagaccttggaacttgtatctcaaggtgtgtggcgcatttatgttgtagatgtctatgggctccagtaaccacttaacacctggtgggctgtgaactcgtccacacatctaagcaataaaaaaaaaaaaaaaacgaggcgACCTGAGGAGCTCCTGGCTGCGcagcacgctaccgtcactctagcgtgcAGGCATCGGGATAATGGCATGTCGTGGCGGCAGCCAAGGTCCTCTTTGACCGTCGACCCGACAGGTTGGTTCCGGCCCTGGGGGTATCCCGGCACAACAGTGGTATTGCTtgggaggttttttttttctacctaagctgatagccttgagaggctatttcagcgtaaccttaactagtaggtgagctcacggggctcaaacctgacgacgctgctaacaagaaccctagcaagagccgtgcttcgcagaatctaccaccgaatcggaaacgcgacccactgagaagatccggcgagaaactcagtgggctgtgtcgtcCAGCcttttgtcgcaagcgacgggttcgtcgagagcgatgaccggtgcttgaggtacctaaaagcaccgtcagtggatcggaaggatccgaaatgacgtgttgtgccgctttgtcgaagtgggCTTGGGAGGCCTGACAGGCCGCCGTGCTGACACGTTCAGACGTACGTTTCGCTTCGAACGCTctgtcggccgggcgtccttggggtgagctgcgcgtctggttgcagtgttgaccgcaATAACCCCCTTACCCCGCCCATGTTCTGACCTTGGGAGATAGGACGTTTCGTCGAGAGGGCAGGGGAGTCGCACTCGAGATTTGCGGAACGTCCAATCCCACATATCCGGGGCGGGGACCTCGTTGGGGGTTCAGCCCCTAACCCAGACAAATAGGTCACATAGAGCCCACGCTCTGCTGAATATAGTTGTTGTTTTATCTCATCTTCATGTACTtattcacattttttattgtttactttttaatCTTAACATTCTCATTTTTCTTATAACTTCTTATATCTTCTTCTTATCTTCTTATCGTCGACGACTATTTTCACTTAAAAGACttggaaattataaaaaaaattttaatcttattCATACTATCTTCATCATTGGGAGGGTTGaacaacaaagggaagatctacCACCGAGTGGGTGAAATTGCTCAGTAGATCGACGGTTCAAATGTTGTGGTTCgtaaaatatatatgtgtaagcatatcttgaaaatatcataAGCGAGAATCTGGCATCTGTCAATACACAACTACCTTTACAAAATTGTTAAAGACTGAATTTTTTTCCAGTGTGAATCATTATATTTGTATGGGGCCATGCTTTTATTATGTGACCTGTTTATTCCTGGCCCAATGAGAGAGAGACTTCTTGTGGCATTTTATCGCTACAGCACAAGTCAATCTCAGTCTAATATTGATGATGTTTGCAAGTTGTTAAGAGATACTGGTTATGATCAACAGAACGCAAAAAGACCTGCAGAATATCCTGTCGAGTATTTTAGGTAATATTTGATAAACATTTGCAatctgtattaataataataagtataaattGATAGTATactaattgtaaataaaataataaatctacacatttaaaattgttttcagCCGAGTTAATATTAGACATGACTTCATAGAGAAAGTTTTGGGCAAGCTAAGATCTGATGACATTTACAATCAGCTGGCAGTTTATACCCTATCTGAACATCAAGCTCCCGCTCTCGCTTCACAAGCCAGCATGCTTtttatatgtttgttttttgCTCCACATTACCTCCATACAGATACTTCAAAAATGCGAGAAATTGTGGACAAATTCTTTCCGAGCAATTGGGTGTTACCTGTTTATATGGGTGTTACCATAAATATAGTAGATTATTGGGATAACTTTAAAGCTGCTAGATCAGCACTTGCCGTAACCTGCAATACTAGAACGATCAAAGAAATTTTTTCAAAGAGAACTAGCTATGTGTCTATGgtcataaataaaacacatcatTTATTGAAAGAAGGAACATTGAACGACGATTTTGTATtagacaatataaataaaattctgaaTTTGCTTCTCAATTCAAATCTAATAATTAGATGGTTACTATTACACAGTAGTGatgcaatattttttgaaaacaataaaaaaagcaaacagTTGAAGGAAACCGTCACAAAAGAATCAGGCTATGAACCATTAAAATTATTGGAGCTTTTAATAAGCACTGCAGAACTAGAACTGAAAGTCAGAGAAagcttaaataaattacttgaaaataaaaatgaagcgTGGAATTCAAACAAAACTCAAGCAGTTGAAGCTCTGAGTAGCCTTTCCGAATTATTCTCCGGAGTAAAATCCTTAACAAAAATACCTCAAAATGATCAACTTAAACTTTGGTTCGAAAATATTTCTAAGCAGGTTGCTTCTCTTGGGGAGCCGATCACaacaaaatcgattaaaaaagtTACCCAACTTCTACAGGCATTAGATGAAGTCGAGGAATTTCATGGCATTAAAAGTACTTCCACAATCGTTCAATTTTTAACAGACAGTAAAGATGCACTCAAGAATTTATTGCGGACAGCTTCTCTAAAGGAGGATTATTTGGTGACTTTAGAAACAGTTGCCGATGTCAGTTACGCATGGTGTACAATAGACCTTTATACAAAATTCATGCAAGACAGCATCAAAGCGAATCCAACAGTGACAAGTAGATTAAGAGCGCTGTTCCTTAAACTGGCAAGTGCTATGGAAATTCCATTGCTACGAATCAATCAGTCTCACAGCGAAGATCTTGTATCTGTCTCCCAATATTACAGTAACGAACTAATTAAGTACATACAAAAAGTATTACAAGTCATTCCGGAAATGGTTTTttcaatagtaaaaaaaattatagatttgCAAACTTGGACTATAAAAGAAGTTCCTACGAAATTAGACAAAGAGAAATTGAGAGAGTTTGCACAATTGGAACATAGGATGGAGGTAGCGAAATTAACACATACCGCATCAACATTTACAACTGGTTTGTGCACTTTACAATAGTGTAAATTTATTGAATACTTTTTCAAGTTAACATTTCTTCATTTTCCTAGGGATTTTGGATATGAGGTCTACTTTAGTGGGTGTTATACGAGTAGATCCAGCAGAATTATTAGAAGAAGGATTGCTAAAGGAGCTAGACCGACATATTAGTAGTAAATTTGAAGAGTTCTTAGAGCCTCAAGGAAAAAAACTACAACTTACAGCGATTAACCTATTAACTCGATTACAAAAACTCGCCGAAAGTATGGATGGATACAAAAGATCCTTAGAATACATTCAAGATTATATAAACATTCATGGGTTACGAATATGGCAAAAACAGGTAGAAATCGATTtgtatcatataaaaaaaaaaaaaaaaaaccgcatttgGACCAAAATGTTCAATGCGTTAATCAAATTTTTCCTTAAGCGCGCATAAACTTTGTTTATTAGTCTTTAAAACTTTtagaataaaaagaaacaataattgCATTAAATTTGGAACCGAATATTCTCCAATTAAATACCTATTAATTTCTCATTTTTTCGCAAATCTTTATGTAATATTCTTGTGACATTAAAATGAAGACGATTGTTCGGTGATAATCCGACTGTTATGACCGCATTAACAAAGTCGAAGAAATTCTGTCTGAAATCAAAATTTTGTAGGGAAACTAATTTAACATTCAGAACCAAGAATTCACTAGTCATTTCTTAACTCTTTACTAAAATTCCCACTTTTTAGACGGTAGGTAGACGGAAGGCTTTCGTAGATTCGTTTCTTATCGAAGATCATTCTAGCTTGATACAGTTTAATCTAAGACGAACTTAAAACATGGAAATAACGATTATTCTGACATGATAGCGTTGTTAAAACGATTCGTGTTGAATTATGAACTTCCTCTTTCTTTGACATgaagtttgtttaaaattatcttaTTTCGTTTTGCTAATTAATTCGGTAAAAGGTTtgttattgaaacaaaaaataaaattattttacgcTGTGTAGGTCTCTGCCATTATAAACGAGAACGTTTCAAAGGAAATAAGCCTTCGAAAAGGAGTAGCATTATATAGTCCATCGGCAGGTTTCATGGGAAGTTTGGCTAGACAAATAGTACAGCTAACAGACGCACGGTAAGCTATAAAAATACAAGGTTGACTGTATTAGCAATAATTGCGGATATTCAAATGAGTTATTGTGTTTTAGAGTATCTATTTACGTAAGCGTGTGCGCAGCGTGGTTTGATGGGAAGACTCAAACCGAAACTGTCAATACTAAGACATTTGCCAAATTAAATGAAGCAATCGGTGTTGTAGGCCTTCACGGCTTAGATACGTTGTACGGTTTCATGATTAAAAATCAACTGCA
The sequence above is drawn from the Bombyx mori chromosome 11, ASM3026992v2 genome and encodes:
- the LOC101737168 gene encoding WASH complex subunit 5 isoform X1, which encodes MKLFMSEDNLCSQNLLKLISHGNAIIAEILRLKDHNPKVYLLESREIQQKYQDVILDFSYFRISDAHEAKINVNSKLQDLDDDLKENYLEIITRFYFLFENIYQYIIDLNVFIDQLQDEAFIQQNMETVIKDIEGKQLLCESLYLYGAMLLLCDLFIPGPMRERLLVAFYRYSTSQSQSNIDDVCKLLRDTGYDQQNAKRPAEYPVEYFSRVNIRHDFIEKVLGKLRSDDIYNQLAVYTLSEHQAPALASQASMLFICLFFAPHYLHTDTSKMREIVDKFFPSNWVLPVYMGVTINIVDYWDNFKAARSALAVTCNTRTIKEIFSKRTSYVSMVINKTHHLLKEGTLNDDFVLDNINKILNLLLNSNLIIRWLLLHSSDAIFFENNKKSKQLKETVTKESGYEPLKLLELLISTAELELKVRESLNKLLENKNEAWNSNKTQAVEALSSLSELFSGVKSLTKIPQNDQLKLWFENISKQVASLGEPITTKSIKKVTQLLQALDEVEEFHGIKSTSTIVQFLTDSKDALKNLLRTASLKEDYLVTLETVADVSYAWCTIDLYTKFMQDSIKANPTVTSRLRALFLKLASAMEIPLLRINQSHSEDLVSVSQYYSNELIKYIQKVLQVIPEMVFSIVKKIIDLQTWTIKEVPTKLDKEKLREFAQLEHRMEVAKLTHTASTFTTGILDMRSTLVGVIRVDPAELLEEGLLKELDRHISSKFEEFLEPQGKKLQLTAINLLTRLQKLAESMDGYKRSLEYIQDYINIHGLRIWQKQVSAIINENVSKEISLRKGVALYSPSAGFMGSLARQIVQLTDARVSIYVSVCAAWFDGKTQTETVNTKTFAKLNEAIGVVGLHGLDTLYGFMIKNQLQNVQGIIKSNHEKITVLSSSYDAKEMEQIMNKGTKAIQQLSDVIVLIGTLQILRKQILYQLNTSCKFDSAHLESSLRTLNESLLNELKATASLASKPKLSTKLLQHLEEHLVRSGISEPFDKIYVRTGKEFLIPDLGKITALLLIANLPKLQLCQTTGDLIMRKSGENIDGYPLLVGIYTVLRQSKTSNLNLFIDFLCSYARSKRTESSNEGQPNVVRVLELFCETFNYPFEKMENKLPLMLFTRTSTK
- the LOC101737168 gene encoding WASH complex subunit 5 isoform X2; this translates as METVIKDIEGKQLLCESLYLYGAMLLLCDLFIPGPMRERLLVAFYRYSTSQSQSNIDDVCKLLRDTGYDQQNAKRPAEYPVEYFSRVNIRHDFIEKVLGKLRSDDIYNQLAVYTLSEHQAPALASQASMLFICLFFAPHYLHTDTSKMREIVDKFFPSNWVLPVYMGVTINIVDYWDNFKAARSALAVTCNTRTIKEIFSKRTSYVSMVINKTHHLLKEGTLNDDFVLDNINKILNLLLNSNLIIRWLLLHSSDAIFFENNKKSKQLKETVTKESGYEPLKLLELLISTAELELKVRESLNKLLENKNEAWNSNKTQAVEALSSLSELFSGVKSLTKIPQNDQLKLWFENISKQVASLGEPITTKSIKKVTQLLQALDEVEEFHGIKSTSTIVQFLTDSKDALKNLLRTASLKEDYLVTLETVADVSYAWCTIDLYTKFMQDSIKANPTVTSRLRALFLKLASAMEIPLLRINQSHSEDLVSVSQYYSNELIKYIQKVLQVIPEMVFSIVKKIIDLQTWTIKEVPTKLDKEKLREFAQLEHRMEVAKLTHTASTFTTGILDMRSTLVGVIRVDPAELLEEGLLKELDRHISSKFEEFLEPQGKKLQLTAINLLTRLQKLAESMDGYKRSLEYIQDYINIHGLRIWQKQVSAIINENVSKEISLRKGVALYSPSAGFMGSLARQIVQLTDARVSIYVSVCAAWFDGKTQTETVNTKTFAKLNEAIGVVGLHGLDTLYGFMIKNQLQNVQGIIKSNHEKITVLSSSYDAKEMEQIMNKGTKAIQQLSDVIVLIGTLQILRKQILYQLNTSCKFDSAHLESSLRTLNESLLNELKATASLASKPKLSTKLLQHLEEHLVRSGISEPFDKIYVRTGKEFLIPDLGKITALLLIANLPKLQLCQTTGDLIMRKSGENIDGYPLLVGIYTVLRQSKTSNLNLFIDFLCSYARSKRTESSNEGQPNVVRVLELFCETFNYPFEKMENKLPLMLFTRTSTK